The following are encoded together in the Acidobacteriota bacterium genome:
- a CDS encoding DUF1932 domain-containing protein has product MTIATVGLLHPGAMGVTVGAAVREPVRVVWASGGRSRETRARAAGAGFEDLGTLAAVTAAADVVFSVCPPHGALALAEAVAATGFDGLYLDANAVSPATALEIAEAAAAGGARFVDGGIVGPPAVRQGTTRLYLSGNAAGQLTALFEDSALEAIDLEADVGAASALKMCYAGFTKGSAALLLSLRAAASAYGVEEGLLGEWSRSQPGLEKRSLRAAATAAPKAWRFAGEMEEIASTLEAAGLPDGFHRAAAEAYVRLAGFRGEPEEVAVEEVVAALLQPADGA; this is encoded by the coding sequence TTGACGATCGCCACCGTCGGCCTGCTCCATCCAGGGGCGATGGGCGTCACCGTCGGCGCGGCGGTGCGAGAGCCGGTCCGGGTCGTGTGGGCGTCCGGGGGACGGAGCCGGGAGACCCGTGCCCGGGCCGCGGGCGCCGGTTTCGAGGATCTGGGCACGCTCGCCGCCGTGACCGCGGCGGCCGACGTCGTGTTCTCGGTCTGCCCTCCCCATGGGGCCCTGGCGCTTGCCGAGGCGGTCGCCGCGACCGGTTTCGACGGCCTCTATCTCGATGCGAACGCGGTGTCGCCCGCGACGGCGCTCGAGATCGCCGAAGCCGCTGCGGCAGGCGGAGCGCGGTTCGTGGACGGCGGCATCGTCGGGCCGCCGGCGGTCCGGCAGGGGACCACGCGGCTTTACCTCTCAGGAAACGCCGCGGGGCAACTGACTGCCCTGTTCGAGGATTCGGCCCTCGAGGCAATCGATCTCGAGGCGGATGTCGGCGCCGCCTCGGCGCTGAAGATGTGCTACGCGGGCTTCACCAAGGGCAGCGCCGCTCTGCTGCTTTCGCTACGGGCCGCGGCCAGCGCCTACGGTGTAGAAGAAGGCCTCCTCGGGGAGTGGAGCCGCTCCCAACCGGGATTGGAGAAGAGGAGCCTCCGTGCGGCGGCCACGGCAGCTCCGAAGGCATGGCGCTTCGCCGGCGAGATGGAGGAGATCGCTTCGACCCTCGAGGCGGCGGGGCTGCCGGATGGGTTCCATCGGGCCGCGGCGGAGGCCTACGTGCGGCTCGCCGGCTTCCGTGGCGAGCCGGAGGAGGTGGCGGTCGAGGAGGTCGTCGCGGCTTTGCTGCAACCGGCCGACGGCGCGTAA